In Bacteroides coprosuis DSM 18011, the following are encoded in one genomic region:
- a CDS encoding UPF0597 protein yhaM (COGs: COG3681 conserved hypothetical protein~HAMAP: Uncharacterised protein family UPF0597~InterPro IPR021144~KEGG: bfs:BF3560 hypothetical protein~SPTR: UPF0597 protein BACEGG_00285;~IMG reference gene:2504105741~PFAM: Serine dehydratase alpha chain), producing the protein MTNLDRIKIIELIKREVVPAIGCTEPIAVALCVAKAKEILGTKPNKIEVFLSANMLKNAMGVGIPSTHEIGLPISIALGVIIGKSEYGLEVLKDSTPEAVAEASQYIKDTDINIELKKESCDKLYIEVRAYNGDESAKAIISGNHTHFVYLSKNAEVLFNAESSSSAQENEEDVKLNLRCIYDFATTESFENIRFILEAGKVNKAAAEFAFDKNYGHSIGRMLLTGSKSNLIGESVYTKVLSYTSAACDARMAGAMVKVMSNSGSGNQGISATLPVVVYAEEMGKSEEDLARALILSHLTAIYIKQSLGRLSALCGCVVSGTGSSCGITYLMGGGYKEVCYSIQNMIANITGMLCDGAKPSCSLKVATGVSTAMLSAMMAMDGKYVTSAEGIVDEDVDKTIRNLTRIGSSGMLETDKIVLDIMTNK; encoded by the coding sequence ATGACGAACTTAGATAGGATCAAAATTATCGAACTTATTAAAAGGGAGGTAGTTCCAGCGATTGGTTGTACTGAGCCGATTGCTGTAGCCTTATGTGTAGCAAAAGCGAAAGAAATTTTGGGGACTAAACCTAACAAAATCGAAGTGTTTCTTAGTGCAAACATGTTGAAAAATGCTATGGGCGTGGGTATTCCTAGTACTCACGAGATAGGTCTTCCAATTTCTATTGCTTTAGGGGTAATTATAGGTAAGTCCGAATACGGGCTTGAAGTACTTAAAGATAGTACCCCCGAAGCCGTGGCAGAAGCAAGTCAGTACATTAAAGATACCGATATAAACATCGAGTTAAAAAAAGAAAGCTGTGATAAGCTATATATTGAAGTGAGGGCCTATAATGGAGATGAATCTGCAAAGGCTATTATTTCAGGCAATCATACGCATTTCGTTTACTTATCAAAGAATGCAGAAGTACTTTTCAATGCTGAAAGTTCAAGTTCTGCACAAGAAAATGAGGAGGATGTAAAACTTAACCTTCGTTGCATTTATGATTTTGCAACTACTGAATCCTTTGAGAATATCCGTTTTATTTTAGAAGCTGGCAAAGTGAATAAAGCCGCAGCTGAATTTGCCTTTGATAAGAATTATGGTCACTCCATTGGGCGTATGCTACTAACAGGCAGTAAGAGCAATCTAATAGGCGAGAGTGTGTACACTAAGGTGCTATCTTATACCTCTGCTGCATGTGATGCTCGTATGGCTGGAGCTATGGTGAAAGTGATGAGTAATTCGGGCAGTGGCAATCAAGGTATTTCTGCTACTCTACCTGTAGTAGTTTATGCAGAAGAAATGGGTAAATCGGAAGAAGACTTAGCTAGGGCATTAATCTTGAGCCATCTTACTGCAATTTATATCAAACAAAGTTTGGGTAGATTATCAGCACTATGTGGGTGTGTTGTCTCCGGTACTGGGTCGAGTTGTGGTATAACTTATCTAATGGGAGGTGGTTATAAAGAAGTATGTTATTCCATTCAAAATATGATTGCAAACATAACAGGGATGCTTTGTGATGGTGCTAAGCCTAGTTGCTCCTTAAAAGTGGCAACAGGTGTTTCTACTGCAATGCTCTCTGCGATGATGGCTATGGATGGTAAATATGTAACCTCTGCAGAAGGTATTGTTGATGAAGATGTGGATAAAACAATACGAAATTTAACTCGCATTGGTTCATCTGGAATGCTCGAAACAGATAAGATTGTTCTAGATATTATGACGAATAAATAA